ACTTTGGGTTTGCAAAGACGTTCGGGGGGGGGACACTTTAATGCAAACACCGAGATGAAAGCAACGCTTAACTACTGCGGCGTGCAGGTTTTTTTCACGCTACCATGTGTCACGTTTTCACAGGGTTCTTGCACTAATGGTTTACCATCTGTTCTCTCTGTAAATGGGTGCACTTTACTGTTTGGATTTGTTACTATGATAAATACTGGATATTTAAGCGTGAGTAGTGTCTTCATTAGAAAATAGCAAAACAGCTCTTGTCTCTtagtgtatttttcaaaaaaaggaaaagaaaaaagagaaacgaAGCAATGAATCATAACATTTATAGCACAAGAACTGACTCTTGTATATAAGCATCAACAGATCGagtaatttttaaatacagaattatttgcagtgattttttttttttttaaagcgcttCCCCAGCAATTTTCTTAGGGACAGCCGAGGCCCGATGGTTACGGTGGTCACCGGCTCGGTAAGGAGCACCCCTCTCCCTCGCAAAGCCGCTCCCCGGACAGTCCTGGGCGTCCTCCAAGTCACGGTTCGCGTTCGGCACagacgggttgggggggggcgaaaaaaagaaaaatcagaggtgGCTTTGTATTCGCTGCCGTGTGTAGCCCTACGGCAAAGCGCGCTGTGCCGCACGTGCCTTGATAGAGCGCAGGGCTCCGGTTTCGCTGCACGTCCCTTGGCTCTGTCGTCGTAGGTGTCCGCCTGTCCGCTCGGGGAGGTGCTGCAGGAGCGCCCGCAAGCGGCGGGCAGCGCTCTCGGCCGCTGCCCTGGGGCTGTCCGTCCGCGCCGCGCATTCAGCCTCTcgggagaaggaagatttgggaCGTGGCCGTCGGTGCCGCCGTCGCTGCGGCGGTTCGGCTCGCGAAGCCCCGTTTGGCTCCCTAGTAGGAGGAAACCAGCTTCTCGATAACCTTGGAAACCACCCCCACCACCGAATTTGGTCCCTGGGACCGATTCGGCAGGCGATGCTGTGCACAACGGCCTGTATTTAAGCAAACCACCCAGCAGATGTCTCTCGTACTCTGCCCGCGGTCGCTCGGAGGTGGTGGCCGGGCCACCGTAAAGCTGAACCCTCTCCACCAGCTTTGGCCATCGGTGTCTGCTGCATCCTCGTGGTGGATCCACCGgttctttatttctttcccaAGCTGGacggaccccccccccttccccggtcCGCAGAGAGAGGTCACGGCTTTGCGCGCGGCCCCGTAGCCGTCCCTACCCAGGCAGGTTAGGAATGGCATTGACGGGCTTTGAAAATCGTCTTGAGTGGCCGTTTGAAGTGCTTAGGAGAGGAAGGGTTGTAGGAGGACGAACCCCTCGGGATGGGTCTCCCGCCATCCCGGGCGTCTGCTGCCCAGCGCGCGCTACCTGCAGGGGGTTCGTTTGGACATTGAACtcttttggttgggtttttttttccttttttttttttttcctgtaatagccgtaaaaaaaaaaaagccaccgcTTGGCTAGCGTCACCGTTTGTCGCGCGCCGTATCAACAGCGGCCTAAGCCGTTTGTGGATTAGGTCCCGAACCAGGGTGGCGCTACCAAATTTGCCGTGACTCAGTCCCCTGGCGCAAAGAGTATTGCATATTCAGGGTATGCCCGGGAGAAGCGGAGCTCAAACCGAAGTGCCAGCTACGCCTTATCTAGAGAAAACAAGCACGCCAGCGTGCCTGCTCACGCGCCGCCTTCGTGGCCGAGGTGGGTCCCCGGGTGGGGGGTCCATCGCaagctttttgggggggggggggtctcatactttgctttgcttttggggggggggggtttggagCAACTCGTCTGCCCGGATTCACGCTTAAACAAGGGCTTTTAGGGTAAGAGCCGCGGTACCCGCTGCGATCCGTCACGCTCGGAGCGAAGGCCGGTGGGGCGCGTTCGGACACAAGCACAACGGCGGAAGTCGGTcggcttttccccccccctccccgccgccagcgCTGTTTGGAGAAGCGCTGGGTTTGCGTTCAGTCAAactggggtttgggttttttttttcttcccccccctctaATACAAACCACTAAGGGCTCAATTCTTTAGCACGACTCGTCGGTGTCCAGCCTCCCGACCGCAGCTGGATCTCGCTGGGACTGCCGACGGGGCTCCCCCGAGGGCAAACGGCCCTCGGCGAAAGCGGCCGGACGCCGAGCGGATCCGCCGCATCCTCTCGtcccgcggccgcggcgctccTCGGGCGTCGTTTGCGCGTCCTGGCCCTGAGAGCGGAGGGCTGCTTTGCAAGGACTGTCGCCGCgggccggggtgggcggggggcagcggggctcggggcgctcccccccaccccgggagcgGCCGGTCGCGCCGCTGGGAGAGCCTCAGGCGCAGGGAACGCGCTCGCTTTGCCTTCAGTCTCTGCCTCGGTGTGCACTGATACCGCCGGGCACCGTCGGCGAGCTAAGAGCAGCACTGCGCGCGTTAAGTCCGTTTTGTTAATACACCGCTGACTTAGGAGCCTGCTGTGGACTGTGCCGGTCCTGCCGGTGTCGTTGCCGTCCAGCCTTTTCTTTCCCGTAGTGTCACACCACGCCGTTTTTGTCTCTTGTTCCGTCTCCGCGAGGATCCGAGTTAGTACAAACATGTACAGCGTATTCACTGTGTGATTTGTACTATTACCTGGTTGCCGTCCTTCAAGACACTTGCTGGGAAGATCTTTAAGACACTTAattttcctttagcttttctATAATTCCGATGTAAAGGACTTTCTCTGTACAGTATATTATTCAATGCATGTTCTGTTCTCTCTACTGATATATCGAACACCACACAGTTGTGACGTTGTGCAGTGGGGAGAGCAACCCCTGCATCCAGCGGAGGCCTTAGCCTCTCATGTATAAGGAAAGAAGacgaaatattttttcctttgctgtattTGCTTGAGCAGAGTTTTCTTGTCTGTACATGTGAGCTGTGAGATAGATGTGAAAAGTTCAAAAAGAATgcatttccccccccaccccgactgTATACAGATTGTAATCTGTACAATGAAAACTgtatgtatgaaaaaaaaaatgtacttattTATAAATGGTTAACACTTGGAAACAAGAGTCTGGAGTGGTGTTTTCCCCCGCTGCAGCCTGAAACGAAGGGCAGAGCGCTCCGTGGTTTCTCGGCACGGCTGTACGGAAATTCAAATAAAACGCTTTAACAGGATGCTGCATGCAGGCGACTGAGATTTGGGTCTACCTGGTCGTCGCGGGGTGCCGGGATGCGGTTACGGGGAGCGTTTTTGTTCTCACCCGCTTGCCGCTGCGGGCAGCGCGCCTGTCCCcaggggcgttcggggagggagggggaccgCCGAGGGTCCCCGCTTGCTCCGGCCCTGCCCGTCCTTGCAGCCGCGACCTTCGTCGCCTTCTCCCTCGGGGCCGGGGCTGAGCGCGGGAACCGGCTCGCGGCGCAGCGGCGGGCGAAGCGCGGCAGGCTCACGGTGAgcgaaaaaatcctttttttttttttttttttttttttaaggatcggGTCTTTTCTAACAGAGCCCAAACTAGACAAACCCAGCTCAAATAGCGCTCCTTTCCCCGGAGCGTGCGGCAAGGAGCAGCAGGTCGgctcctgggagcagggcagcaggggtGCGAGAAAAATCTTGGGGTACTTTGAGCTGGGGAGCACAGACAGAAGGAGGGCCAGGTTAGCTGCAAATAGTTTATTCGGTCAGGAGCATCCACTAAGCAGACGACACACGGCACAGGAGGGGAAAACGTTTCCAGCGTTAAGGCGTTACCGTTGCGCAGCCGGTTTTCATTGCTCTGAGCCACCCAGGGAACCCTTTGGTGGGCAGCGCGGCTGCTTGACTGAGATGGGTTAAAAACGTTGAGTAGAAAATCCTGGCAGTTGTAAACATCAGATCTGCTCTTTGGTGTAAAGAAAAGCAAACGGGCCATggcagttgcttttctttttttttggaggcaCGTTTCCTGCAGGGGTTGGGGCTGTCTGCAGGTTCAGCTCGGAGCACGGCTTCTTCTGGGCCTTGCATGGCAGGGACTTCCAGCAggaacccaccaccaccaccaccaccctccggGGCAGCTGGCCTACGATTTCTGTCACCAGGGCAGTCATTGGGCACGATTTTGGGACACGGAAGATGCGGATGAGCCTAGCGAACGTGCCGACCGCGGCACGCGGGGACAAGGGAAGGCTGCCGGGAGCAGCTGTCCCAGTGGGGCAGGCGACTCAAACCTGAGCCATCCTGAAAGGagaacggatttttttttttttttcaggaaaaagccGCTGATGGATCCGACGCTCTTTGCGAACAGGGAGACCGCAAGTGCCTGCGGAGCACCGGGGCCGGGAGGTAGGACCGGGGCTGCCAAGTAAGGAGGaccagccaggctgctgcagagcagggaagggTCCAGCCGTGGCGTTTACCTGGGAAGAGGCTCTTCCTATGGGCAGGGGGGGTTCGCTGGCAGCTGCAAAGCTGGGCTGCGACGGCACATACAAGGGGCAGAGCAAAGGAGGAATAAGGCCAAGTGATGCTGCACCCTACGGCCAGCGTTACACCAACAAGCGTTTCCTTTTCCAGCTGCCCCCGTGGGCCCCGAACCCGGCAGAGCCCCACGCAAAGGCTCTTCCCAACCCCGATGCCGGGGACCGGAGCTGGGATACGCAGGTAGGATCCGACAGCAACTTCTGCACGCGACAAGGCGCCCGGGGCGGCTGGGGGCATCACTGGCTGCCGCTCGGGCTCTCGCCCTCCGTGAGGGTCTTGAAGTCCATGGAGAGGGCCAGCTcctcgggcagcggcgggcgcttcCAGTCGTCGCACGTCAGGATGTAGCCCACCACCAGCCCGAAGGcgaccagcagcagccccagggtgttggccaggacgccctcgggcaCAAACTGGCTGTAGGAGTCCCTGCGGGCCCGGAAAGCGAAGCTGAAGCCTCGGGGCAGGGCTGAAGGGACGTCCCTGCCCTGGGCGTGAGCGGAAACTCCTGATCCTAGGGCAatttgggggtcggggggggggcacAGTCCCAGTGCTCTGGCTATGGCCAGCCCGGCGCATCCTCCGGCCAGCTCTGCCCCGTCCCTGACCAGATGTGCCCTCTCCTTGGCCAGATGTGCCGTGTCCCCCCTGGCGGCTGTGCTCTCCCCCGGCCAGAGGAAGGCAGCTCGTGGTGGCGGCTCCAGCCACGGGGCTGGGAGCGAGGGGAGCCCCGGCGCCCACCCGCCCGCTCGGGGTCCCCACCTGATCTTGAAGAGGAGCATTTCGGTGATGcccagcaggcaggcggcgaTGGAGAGGACGAGCAGGGCGACGCCGCCGAAGACGTGCAGGGGCTTGTAGCGGCCGCGCAGCGAGAAGGACGCGCcggggaagaggaagaagccgAAGCCCAGGAGCCACTGGAGCGGGAGGAGAGCGGAtggcggaggcgtcgggggcccggccggccccgctgccgcccccccaccccgtcccgccAGAGCCCGGCCCTCACCTGCGCCACGTAGAGCACCAAGGCGGCCATGCCGCACCAGCTGTGCAAGCTGTACATGTCGGCGACGCCGTTCTCCCTGTGCGCCTCGAAGACGGCCACGACGCCTGCGGAGAAGAGCGGCCGGAGGGCGTCACGGCCGGGGCCGACCCCAAGCcccgggcgggcgaggggcggccggagggttcggggcggggggaagccggCGCTCACCCACGAGGGCCACGAGCAGGGCCGAGCCGTGGAGCAGCGCGTGCAGCACCTTGGTGGAGCGCTTGGCCTCGTTCCTGAAGACCCGGTAGACCAGGAGAGCTGCCGGAGAGAGGGCGGATGGATGgaggagcgggtccaggaggCCCGAAAACATGCcgggctgcagcctgctggcccgAGGCGCGgtgacggggcgggggggggagggtggcagCTCCCAAATTTAATTAGCTGCCATTTTCTTGTTGTTCCCTCCCCATCTGCGCCTGCTTTGCTGGCTGCAGCCGGGTAATTTCATTAGGGCGGCTGAGGgacgggcgggcgcgcgcgggggggggaCCGGCGCCGCTCACCGTCGCCCTGGAGGAAGACCATGCCCACGACCATGCAGAGCGGGTGGACGTTGAAGCGCAGGGCGGCGGCCCAGGCCACGCCGCCCCGGTAGCGGCCCAGCCAGGCGCCGGTGGCCGCGATGGCCGTCAGGCCCAACAGCTGCGACAGGGTCACGTAGGCCGAGAGGCCCGGCGGGCCGGCGGGTCGCGCCGCGCCGCCGTCCATGAGGGGACGCCTGTGGGGACATAGAGACAAGgacggggttggggggtgggagggggggtcGGTCAGCACGACATGGCggttcccctccccgccgccgcctccgctcaCCCCGGACACAGGGGACAGGTCGGATCCGGCAGCgtccggccggcgccgccgctccgccctcacctgccggcggccgggcggcttCCTGGCGCGCCGCGTCACCGCCGCGGACGTGGCTCCCGGCctgcccgctccctccctccttccccatccctccagccatgtcctccttcccccccccaaacccggctCAGCCACCAAACCAACCCCAAATCTGGGGGACCCGGAGGGGACAACACCCCCCCCCTCACCAAAATACACAGAGGAggctttttaatgccttttttttttgttttgtttaaaaaaaagcagcacgTGGCGGGTCAGCAAGGCTCCTCGGGGCCCAGACGGCTTTGGGGACCGaagcggtggctctcggggaCACGCGTCGCCGTCCtcctgcccgccccggcggcggcgggtggttTACGGAGCCCGCGCGCCCGCTTTTGCTCCCAGCCACCTCGATGGGATCAGGCCGGCTGAGCGGGTCGAGGGAATGAGTTGGGGCCGTTCGGTCTCACTGCaaccgccgccccgcggggagccCCTCTGCGCCCGCCGCGTCCCGCTGCTTCAGCCCTTCCTTTCGGCTGAGCCTCCCCGTGAACCCACCCTCTCTcccgggatttttttttttttttttttttagggaaatattttggaaatatttaggGGCTCACGTCCTCGCTGCCAGCCAAGCTGCAAAGTCCCCGGGGCAGCTTGCCGAGCGGCCCCGAGCCGGGCAGAGGCGGGCGATGCCGCCGGGGACCTGACCGAGCAAGaagagctccgccagctcccagCAACCATCCCAATTTCCCAAATCCCCGCCAGGCACCTCCCTCCATCCcaatggggttttgggggggggggtgtctcctgGATGCTGGTGCACCACGGGGTCCTTTCTCTCGCcggtgagaggtttttttttttttattttctacctgGGGGTGGTTGGGGTTTTGGGGTGTGCAGGGCTGAGCACCACGGTTCAGGACCTCCACCCCACCCCGGTCCCAACCCCGCGGGAAACCCCCCCCCTctccctgctgggggggggggattgagcccctccccccccggcgAAGGCTTTGGAGGTAAAAGCaatcttttggggggggggatttgggggcaggATGCCGCCCCCCTCCCGCGCCCGGACCTACCTGCGGTGCCGGGTGGTGCTGCCCGCGATGGcccggctgccgcggccgcccAAGCCGGCTGCTGCCTCCGCGCCGGCAGGATGCTGAGCAGTGACAGCGGCTGAGGCAGGGGACAGGGCCACCACGCGTTGGCAAGGCAACGgtggcgaggcgggggggggggggcctggtctcccccccgccccagcatcCCTGGAGCGGGAGGCTGGCATTGCCGGGATgctggttggggtgggggggggggctgtgcaatatggggaggaaaaggggggggtgcaaaatggggagggggggttACAAAGGGGGATTTTTTTGTATCGTGGGGAGGTGGGTGACACCCGCGGGGGATGTGGCGCATGGAGCGGTGGGTGTGCctgcagcccccctccccgccgctgccgccgcgctgccagccccatgcccccctgctgtcacccccccccacccaaagctGGGGTGCAGCAGGACCCGGGACCGTGCAGCCACCCCCGCCCCAGGGTGCAGCACCCACCACCCTATCTGCAGCCCACCCCCCCAGGGTCGCCTGTCCTTGTCGCtgtccccggggcggggggaagcccTCTCCCGTGTAAGGGACGTGCTGTGCTCATgaacatttatttgttttaggaGAGCTCATGAGTGACCTGCAGTGATTTAACTTTTGACTTCAGCAAATTTCTTGCACCTGGGGGCTGTTAgggagccgggcggggggggtggggggggtcagaggggcctgtgctgcagcagcccaagGGCTGTCAGGTTGGCGTTTTTATTTTGGGAGTGGGGAGCGAGGGGGAGGTGCGTGGATGGAGCCAAGCtgctgctgggaccccccccgcacTCCTCTACCTGCTACTTTGGggtgtctccccccacccctcccagcaAAGCTGGCTGCATCCCGCAGTTCCCACCCATGGGAAGCTCCTGAGTGTGAAAAGCTCTTGAATGCCCCCTCCCAAAAGGTTAAAATGGGTCATGGGGGTGCTTTTGCTAGTGGGGCTTGATTTTTGTGGGtaggggttttaaaaaaaaaaaaaaaaagacagcttctcAAGGAGGAGCGTTGCAGGAGGTGGCGGGTGCATGGGTGATGCCTACAGGACTTTGGGTGTTGCTGGGGTTTGGGCAGGCAACGGGGAGGGCTGGGGTGTGGGCGAGATGTGGGTCCTCCTGGGGCTCCTCCTGGCCCAGGGGCAGGTCAGGGGGGTCTGTAAGGGGTTGCGGAGACCAGTGTTTTGGGGCGTGCTGGAGATTAGGGGGCAGCTTTTGGGGACCTGAGCTCTTGGGAGAAACCAACCCTCCCACCCGGGGCTGAATTGGAGCCAAACAGCTGGCTTCCTTCTGGAAAATGtcacgtttgtgtgtgtgtgtgtgtgtcccttgGATGTGGTGCCACTAGATGTCAGCAGGAGCCTGCGATGTGCAGGACCCACGGGTGGGGACCAGCCCCTGGGACCCGAGCACCCTTGGGACCATACCCATGTGCCATCTGGAGCATCCTCTGACGTGGACCAGCCCTTGGGACCCGAGCAGGAGGTGAGATCCGTGGCACGGCCGTGCAGGCTGGAGGGTAAAACACCTCGGCCTCAGCGCGACGTCATTCTCCCAAGCGTCTTCTCCGGCCGGGGCAAGTGGGAGAGGCCGAGCAGGGTTCATTTGACCTGCTCAGCTGCTTTTTCCCCTCAACCCGCTTATCAAATTCTCCCTCCCGATTTGTGGCCTTCGGCTCCAGCCGCCCTGCCTGCACCGCGGGGACCGTGCCGGGAGAAACCTGCCGCTCGGGCGGATGCTAAAGGAGCAAAGTCTGGCGCTGGTTGCACAGCGTGGAGCAGAGGCTGAGGTGCAAAAGGCTCAGAGCCCGTCTTTTAGATCGCCAAGGccgggcaagaaaaaaaatccctgccgGATAAATAAGCCCATTACACAGGTGAGACTTGTACCCAGGCAGTGATAGGCGCCCGCTGTTACCTCTCGCCCCGCAATCAGGATTTACTGTTGGAGGGTTTATTGGGAGATGGTTTACCAGCGCTAATCTCAGCAATAAAAGCCACCATAAACCGCCAACCTTTAGCCAGGCAGCGGCACCCCAAGGGCTCTCTGCATGGCCTCGCTGGCAGACGCTGGTTTCGGGGTGTCTCCAAGCAGAGCGGAGAGCTGAGCCCGTTGGCCTGGGTGTCTGCCAGGCCAGCAGGTGCTTTGGAGAAGGTGAGGATGCCCCTGCGGGGtctccagcctcttcctcctgtttgCTTGGTGCTGCCTCCCCGGGTCCACCGTGCTCAGCCCTGCCCCAAAGCCCCTCCTTGCCCTCCAAGGTCCAGCCGCTCCCCGAAACGCGGTTACCAGCCCCAACATCTGGTGTTTCAccctcgcctcctcctcctccacctcctccttcaCCCACCGTGGAGCCCaaccggccgcggcgccggcccccgcaGCCCTTCCCGTCTGTCAGCGCCGATAGATCAGCGTCGTGTTTCGGCGGCAGCCCGCGGCCCCAGGGGGAGCCGGCCTAAATGCAGGGTGACACCGGCCGCCGGCAGATCCGCCgcagcgggggcggccgcggcgggagcgaaTCCGCCGTCTGCCGCCGCGCCAAGGTTTCCCCCCaccgggctcgcgccggcctccGGGAGCCGTGGCAGgagatggtggtgggggggatgcCGGGATGTTTGAGCTGTGTCACTGTGGAGGAACGTCCCCCGCGTCCCCACCACCGGCCCGTCCGTCCCCGCCGGCCGCGAGCAGCAATTAGGGGCTTGGTGCGGGGTGTCtcgctgcagccagggctgctgcgggTTGCGATGCGCCGTTCCCGAGACTGCAGGCGTTATCCAGGCACAGACGTCAAGAAGGGGAAGAGCTCTGGGGTCTTCCTTTAGGCTGAGTTGACAGATGAGCTGCTTCACCCTGCTGCTAAGACGTGCAACATGACCCTTGGGGGTCTCCATCAACGTGTCCAGCCCCCGCCACCTCTACCTAGCGAGGTAGCCAAAAAACCGCAGCCGGCTCCGACCCTACGCGATTAAACGGACGCGTTCGCGCGTCGCGTCGGCCGCCCTGGCCGGCGGAGGGACGTGGACCCTGGCCGCGAACGTCACCGCGCGGTGGTGGCCCCCTACGGGTGCTACCAAGCTCCCGCGACGGGGGGTCCAGCCCGCTCTCCTTGAAAAGGAACAGACAGGGCTTCGTAAGCAGCTCTTTCATTAAGGACGTTGCTGCGGGCGTAACGGTTTTATTAAATCCGCCTGGGCTTTCGCCCCGTCTCCAGCAGGCGGTAATGAAATTCTCCCCGTGCCGCCGCTGATGGAGCATGACTCAACAGAGCAGGTCTCGCCGGCCATCCCCTACCGCCGCTGTCCCCAGGGTGGTGGGGAGGGACACCGAAacctgggctgggggcaaggcagCAGCGGCGATTTAGCAGCGCGCCTTTCTGCTCTCGTCCGGCACGGCGGCGGGCGAGCATCAGCGCGTCGCAGGAGGCACCTCCGAGAACGTGACTGCCCGACCACGGGAGCCCTTTGGCTGCCGGGAGCTCCCTAACGCTGCAGAAAATTCAGCTGGGtgcaaaaaaaagaaggaggtgggggggaaaaaaaaaaaaggaggacaagGCGGTTTTCTGCCGGTTAGTGAGTCGAATCGGCTCGGCCAAGGGCGAGGTGCAGCCGTAGGGACCCCCCGTCCCGGGCTGTCCGCCCGATGGCCGAGCCCCGTTCCCCGCTCCGGGTTTCTTCTGCAGGGTTGCTCAACACCCGCTGATGGATAGGATAATCATAAATTGATAAGTCGTTGGTTATAAACAGCGGTTCTTGCCCTTCGCCAGCTGTTCCCCGGCGCTGGTGCCTTCCCCTCCCTCCGCCCTGGCTGATTATCAACGTACCGTTTTGCTGAGCTACTGGGTTttggttgctgttgttgttgttttttcgggtttttttttctttcctcccccccaccaaccTCAAGTTTTTAATCCCTAAGAGATGCTAATTTGCGAGATGCCTCGGCGGAGGATTGCTATACAAAAGCCCAGCTGGCGCAAGGCGGCGTAAGGCCGCTGCCGCGGGGGCTCGGCGGAGGCGAGGCGGCGCGGGacccggcggccggggcgcttGGGCCGGTGGCCCTCGGCgaggagcagcaagggctgcccTGGCCGGCCCCTTTCGAGAGGCCGAGAGCGTCTGACTATCGCTGCCCGCAGAACTGGTGGACGCACGACGGAGCCCAAACTCGCTAAATCTGTTAAACCCCAATTAACGCAGAGAGGCGGGTAACGGCCGCGCAGTCAGGAAGGATTTATCTGGGGAGTCAGAGGAGACACTCCGTGGCGGAGTTACGGCAGAGAGCAGAGCGCCTGCATTCAAGGCCACAGGCTGGATGGTGGGGTTTGTCCTCGGCCACGTGCTTGGAAAGGCCAGAAAAACGCTGTTTTTCTCCCCGGTAGCAATTAAGCCCCCTTGCCTTCCTCCTGCCGGAGAGCGTAACTTTGCTGAGAAGGGCAAGCGATAAGATCTGTGCAGCGAAGGCAAACACTTAATCTGCTTCAGAAGAGGCTGAAGGAGCGTTTATGGTGATTTTTTAATAGCTGCTTGGATAAACAAGCACGATAACCCACAGCAGACTTCCAGCAGATGATTAATGCTCCAGTAGCAGTCGTGCTCGCTCGCCTCAGGGCCGAGATTGTTTTCTattattaaagaaggaaaaaaaaaaaaacgaaaaagggaggaaaaataatggACTTTTTGCCACATTTTATGGGCTGATAGGTGCAGAGAGAACAGGCTGGCCTCTTCCCGTTCCCAACGCTGGTGCTGATGACGTTGGTCCTGTGCCTCAGTCCTTGTTGGCTGTTGGGGAAGACGGGATTAATGGATGAGGAATGAGGGACGAGGGACAAGGGATTGAGGGACTGAGGGATGAATTATGAGAGATGAAGGATGGGGATGAGGGACTGAGGAATGAGGGATGAAGGATGAGGGACTGAGGGATGAGGGATACGGTCCATCGAGGCTCTCACGTCTTGCCCACGGTGCTCCTTGCCCGCCAGCAGCCCAGCACTGAGCACTTCTGCATTGGTGGCCAGGCTCCCTGCATCTGGGAGATGTCCCAGATGAGACATCTGGGATGAGACATCCCTGCATGTCTCCCAGGCCCAGGGACAACCTGTTGCGTTGTCCCAGGTCACCTTGCCCACTCAAATCCCTCTGAGTCGGGGCTTTTCCCTCCCTAGAAGTGCTGCTGACACCATGAAAGTGGAGCATGAGGACGCGCTAACTTTGGCCACTGTCCTGGAAATGCAGCCCAGCCCTGGTGGCATTGGAGCCTGTGGGAGGGCAAGGTTCGATCTGAGTCTGGGGTGTAGTTCTTGGATTAATTTAGCGTAATTTATTACTGTTGTTACTTTGCACTGGCCACAGTACTTAGCCTAATGGCTCGTAATTATTTTAGCAATTGCAGGTCTGAAATTAACTGCAAACAGCAAGGTTGCTTGGGTTGCGTCACTTTTTTTAAGGCTCAGAAAAGAGCTGTTTGGATGAAAAATGAGGAGCAGA
The sequence above is a segment of the Struthio camelus isolate bStrCam1 chromosome 25, bStrCam1.hap1, whole genome shotgun sequence genome. Coding sequences within it:
- the CYB561 gene encoding transmembrane ascorbate-dependent reductase CYB561 isoform X3, yielding MDGGAARPAGPPGLSAYVTLSQLLGLTAIAATGAWLGRYRGGVAWAAALRFNVHPLCMVVGMVFLQGDALLVYRVFRNEAKRSTKVLHALLHGSALLVALVGVVAVFEAHRENGVADMYSLHSWCGMAALVLYVAQWLLGFGFFLFPGASFSLRGRYKPLHVFGGVALLVLSIAACLLGITEMLLFKIRDSYSQFVPEGVLANTLGLLLVAFGLVVGYILTCDDWKRPPLPEELALSMDFKTLTEGESPSGSQ
- the CYB561 gene encoding transmembrane ascorbate-dependent reductase CYB561 isoform X1 encodes the protein MAAVTAQHPAGAEAAAGLGGRGSRAIAGSTTRHRRRPLMDGGAARPAGPPGLSAYVTLSQLLGLTAIAATGAWLGRYRGGVAWAAALRFNVHPLCMVVGMVFLQGDALLVYRVFRNEAKRSTKVLHALLHGSALLVALVGVVAVFEAHRENGVADMYSLHSWCGMAALVLYVAQWLLGFGFFLFPGASFSLRGRYKPLHVFGGVALLVLSIAACLLGITEMLLFKIRDSYSQFVPEGVLANTLGLLLVAFGLVVGYILTCDDWKRPPLPEELALSMDFKTLTEGESPSGSQ
- the CYB561 gene encoding transmembrane ascorbate-dependent reductase CYB561 isoform X2, with protein sequence MLQMAHGRPLMDGGAARPAGPPGLSAYVTLSQLLGLTAIAATGAWLGRYRGGVAWAAALRFNVHPLCMVVGMVFLQGDALLVYRVFRNEAKRSTKVLHALLHGSALLVALVGVVAVFEAHRENGVADMYSLHSWCGMAALVLYVAQWLLGFGFFLFPGASFSLRGRYKPLHVFGGVALLVLSIAACLLGITEMLLFKIRDSYSQFVPEGVLANTLGLLLVAFGLVVGYILTCDDWKRPPLPEELALSMDFKTLTEGESPSGSQ